The Mucilaginibacter yixingensis genome window below encodes:
- a CDS encoding FAD-dependent oxidoreductase, translating into MQTPEVAVIGSGFSGISAAAYLAKAGCRVDVYEKNAETGGRARRLVTHGYTFDMGASWY; encoded by the coding sequence ATGCAGACACCTGAAGTTGCAGTTATCGGTTCCGGTTTTTCCGGTATAAGCGCCGCGGCGTACCTGGCCAAGGCCGGTTGCCGGGTGGATGTTTACGAAAAGAACGCGGAGACCGGCGGCCGTGCCCGCCGGCTGGTCACCCATGGCTACACCTTTGATATGGGTGCGAGCTGGTACTGA
- a CDS encoding NEW3 domain-containing protein, whose product MLSNIPTTNAGLLRRLSSIILILFISGFLARAQQPPSGAKSAFTAKLMNIEAASNEIFRYTTTLHNGSASAKVYELKPDLPAGWMIAFKVDGTQVTSINMDAGKSQDISVEINAAPNAPAKKYVIPIRAVAKPDSLSLNLEAVVKGTYGIFLSTPTGRLSDEVTSGSQKQLPLVVKNTGTLTLNNAQITAQLPAGWEATYEPSAIKQLGPGQTADITATLKVPDKTLAGDYSGTFTATSGSTNTQIAYRLTVKTSLLSGWIGILLIFLAIGIVYYLIRKYGRR is encoded by the coding sequence ATGTTAAGCAACATCCCTACCACCAACGCAGGCTTATTACGCCGGTTAAGCTCAATCATTCTTATTTTATTTATTTCCGGTTTCCTGGCCCGCGCACAGCAGCCGCCTTCGGGCGCTAAGTCCGCCTTCACGGCCAAGCTGATGAACATCGAAGCGGCATCCAACGAGATCTTCCGTTATACGACCACGCTCCATAACGGGTCGGCAAGTGCAAAGGTTTACGAGCTAAAACCCGACCTGCCGGCGGGCTGGATGATCGCCTTCAAAGTAGATGGCACCCAGGTGACCTCCATCAATATGGACGCAGGCAAATCGCAGGACATCAGCGTGGAGATCAATGCCGCACCGAATGCGCCGGCTAAGAAATATGTCATTCCCATCCGCGCCGTTGCCAAGCCGGATTCCCTTTCGCTCAACCTGGAGGCCGTGGTCAAAGGCACTTACGGTATCTTCCTGAGCACACCTACCGGCAGACTGAGCGACGAGGTGACCTCGGGCAGCCAGAAACAATTGCCCTTAGTGGTAAAGAATACCGGCACCTTAACACTCAACAACGCACAAATTACTGCCCAGTTGCCCGCCGGGTGGGAAGCGACCTACGAGCCCTCCGCGATCAAGCAACTGGGCCCCGGCCAGACCGCCGATATCACCGCGACCTTAAAAGTGCCTGACAAAACACTGGCCGGGGACTATTCCGGGACCTTTACGGCGACCTCCGGCAGCACCAACACCCAGATCGCTTACCGGCTTACCGTCAAAACGTCCCTGCTTTCCGGATGGATCGGGATCCTCCTTATTTTCCTGGCCATCGGCATCGTGTATTACCTGATTCGTAAATACGGGAGGAGATAA
- a CDS encoding PAS domain-containing protein — protein sequence MSEKHLINYEHILNEDIGLLKKALDASVSGIIITDNRQPDNPIIYCNQAFERITGYQRPEIIGHNCRFLQKDDRNQQPRQQLREAIDQGETCVVEIRNYKKNGTLFWNELYVSPIKNNEGKVDYFIGVQNDITRRKQAEEDLRTNQSRLEQRIEERTQSLRQSEEYLASIVQTVRESLLVLSPDLKVLSVNDHFIRTFKVSREETEGKTLYELGNGQWDIRELKNLLEQILPTNNPVIDFEVSHDFPHIGKKLMLLNAHRIELEGQYKDRILIAIEDITERRAIEQRKDDFLSIASHELKTPLTTIKGYIQIINRLMPNTADEKLLSAVGKTALYVERLNNLIGELLDVSRIQSGKIELHKDPFDFDEMAAEAVDSIRQATKSHEIVVSGGTGCRVNGDESHIAQVVTNLLSNAIKYSPDHDRVEVHLSVVSDYLKFSVKDFGLGIARDEQERIFDRFYRVGEIQQHFPGMGIGLYICAEIIRNHNGTLWVDSELNKGSTFSFTLPLDQTEGVADGR from the coding sequence ATGTCGGAGAAGCATTTAATTAACTATGAACATATCCTGAACGAGGACATCGGGCTGCTGAAAAAAGCACTCGACGCGTCGGTCTCGGGTATCATTATCACGGATAACCGTCAGCCGGACAACCCGATCATTTACTGCAACCAGGCCTTTGAGCGTATCACCGGCTACCAAAGGCCGGAGATCATCGGGCATAATTGCCGCTTCCTGCAAAAGGATGACCGTAACCAGCAGCCGCGGCAACAGTTGCGCGAGGCGATCGACCAGGGCGAGACCTGCGTGGTGGAGATCCGCAATTACAAGAAGAACGGTACCCTGTTCTGGAACGAGCTGTACGTATCGCCTATTAAGAACAACGAGGGGAAGGTCGATTATTTTATCGGCGTACAGAACGATATCACCCGCCGCAAACAGGCCGAGGAAGATCTGCGTACCAACCAGTCCAGGCTCGAGCAGCGCATCGAGGAGCGCACGCAAAGCCTCAGACAAAGCGAAGAATATCTGGCCAGTATCGTCCAGACCGTGCGGGAAAGTTTGCTGGTGCTGTCACCGGACCTGAAGGTGCTTTCCGTGAACGATCATTTTATCCGCACCTTTAAGGTGTCCAGGGAAGAAACGGAAGGCAAAACGCTTTATGAACTCGGCAACGGCCAATGGGACATCCGGGAACTTAAAAACCTGCTCGAGCAGATCCTCCCGACCAATAACCCGGTGATCGATTTCGAGGTGAGCCACGATTTTCCGCATATCGGTAAAAAACTGATGCTGCTCAATGCCCACCGCATCGAACTGGAGGGCCAGTATAAGGACCGTATCCTGATCGCGATCGAGGATATCACCGAAAGACGCGCGATCGAGCAGCGCAAGGACGACTTCCTGTCCATTGCCAGCCATGAGCTGAAAACGCCCTTAACCACCATCAAAGGGTATATCCAGATCATCAATCGCCTGATGCCCAATACGGCAGACGAAAAACTGTTGAGTGCAGTGGGTAAGACCGCTTTGTACGTGGAGCGGCTGAACAACCTCATCGGGGAATTGCTGGATGTGTCGCGCATTCAGTCAGGCAAAATCGAACTGCATAAGGACCCTTTCGATTTTGACGAAATGGCAGCCGAAGCAGTGGACAGCATCCGCCAAGCGACCAAATCCCATGAGATCGTGGTTAGCGGCGGGACCGGGTGCCGGGTGAATGGCGATGAATCGCATATTGCCCAAGTGGTCACCAACCTACTCAGCAATGCCATCAAGTACTCGCCGGATCATGACCGGGTCGAGGTGCATTTATCCGTGGTCAGCGATTACCTGAAATTCTCCGTGAAGGATTTTGGTTTGGGTATCGCCAGGGATGAGCAGGAGCGTATTTTCGACCGGTTCTACCGGGTCGGCGAGATACAGCAGCATTTTCCGGGCATGGGTATCGGGCTCTATATTTGCGCAGAGATCATCCGTAACCATAACGGCACTTTATGGGTGGACAGCGAACTGAATAAAGGGTCTACCTTCAGCTTTACCCTGCCACTGGATCAAACGGAAGGAGTCGCCGATGGCCGCTAA
- a CDS encoding DUF4142 domain-containing protein, which translates to MSKLLFVIFLGFCVAAKAQIPQPDPDTTARHFLIVASIKSLQEVSAGNLAAQKAMRPDVKAFGQMMVKDHGDTEQKLLALAKSRHIILPSAATGAIRPDLNLEKASTRFDQLYVHAMVAGHGNTVQVFENYATAGKDPEVKAFAQQMLPTLRHHLMEIKAIEEK; encoded by the coding sequence ATGAGCAAGCTATTATTCGTTATATTCCTGGGTTTTTGCGTAGCCGCCAAAGCCCAGATCCCGCAGCCGGATCCTGACACCACGGCCCGGCATTTCCTGATCGTGGCCAGTATCAAGAGCCTTCAGGAGGTGAGCGCCGGCAACCTTGCCGCGCAGAAAGCCATGCGACCGGATGTCAAAGCCTTTGGGCAGATGATGGTCAAGGATCATGGCGATACGGAGCAAAAACTCCTGGCCTTGGCGAAGAGCCGGCATATCATCTTGCCATCCGCGGCGACCGGCGCTATCCGGCCTGACCTGAACCTGGAAAAAGCGAGCACCAGATTTGATCAGCTGTACGTCCACGCCATGGTTGCCGGGCATGGCAATACGGTCCAGGTTTTTGAAAATTATGCGACCGCCGGGAAGGACCCGGAAGTCAAAGCATTCGCACAACAAATGTTGCCTACGCTAAGGCACCACCTGATGGAGATCAAAGCGATCGAAGAAAAATGA
- a CDS encoding ABC transporter ATP-binding protein, producing MKDPIIQLKGLTKLYGAQKAVDHLDLDIYKGEIFGLLGPNGAGKTTTILMMLGLTEPAGGSALVCGYNATRNPLEVKRKVGYMPDSVGFYDHMSAAENLQYIGRLNGIPEAQLKGRVAETLEIVGLTSDSHKPTAAFSRGMKQRLGLADVLLKQPEVIILDEPTLGIDPAGVKEFLTLIKQLSRQQGLTVLLSSHHLHHVQQVCDRVGIFVEGKLLAAGNLEKLAAQLFGKAGYITAVTLEEPVAKPEPLTDIVKNLDGVEQIDVHEHEIDITCSRDMTPDLVRYLVKEGCNITRVNQKNYGLEDIYQKYFESAN from the coding sequence ATGAAAGATCCTATTATACAGCTGAAAGGCCTGACCAAGCTTTATGGCGCGCAGAAAGCCGTCGATCACCTGGACCTGGACATTTACAAAGGGGAGATCTTCGGTCTGCTGGGCCCGAACGGAGCGGGCAAAACCACGACCATCCTGATGATGCTGGGATTAACCGAACCCGCCGGGGGAAGTGCTCTGGTTTGCGGGTACAACGCCACGCGCAACCCTTTGGAGGTCAAGCGAAAAGTTGGCTATATGCCGGACAGCGTTGGCTTTTACGACCATATGAGCGCTGCGGAGAATTTGCAGTACATCGGCCGGCTGAACGGCATACCCGAAGCGCAGTTGAAAGGACGCGTGGCGGAAACGTTAGAAATTGTGGGGCTGACCTCGGACAGCCACAAACCCACCGCAGCCTTTTCCCGAGGCATGAAGCAGCGCCTCGGCCTGGCAGACGTGCTCCTGAAGCAGCCGGAAGTGATCATCCTGGACGAACCCACCTTAGGGATCGATCCTGCCGGGGTTAAGGAGTTCCTGACCCTCATCAAACAACTCAGCCGGCAACAGGGACTGACTGTGCTGTTGTCTTCTCATCATTTGCATCATGTGCAACAGGTTTGCGACCGGGTCGGCATCTTCGTCGAGGGGAAACTACTGGCAGCAGGGAACCTGGAAAAATTAGCCGCTCAACTGTTTGGCAAAGCGGGCTACATTACGGCCGTTACGCTCGAGGAACCGGTCGCAAAGCCCGAACCCTTGACGGACATCGTGAAAAATCTGGATGGCGTCGAGCAGATCGACGTCCATGAACATGAAATCGACATTACCTGCAGCCGGGATATGACCCCGGACCTGGTCCGCTATCTGGTCAAAGAAGGCTGCAATATTACCCGTGTTAATCAAAAAAACTATGGACTTGAAGATATCTATCAAAAATATTTTGAATCCGCCAATTAA
- a CDS encoding ATP-binding protein — MAVNYAFPMLNHQNFRQVYDQSAGSVIALDGQGVIVYANPAAVRDLFMDLDYAGRPARDFFSGPDKEVLQEEEFTLEKEGEPVFVLVSSANFTDTNGLTLTYWMIRDISALKKKEYLLAYLNTATEELSRARDTKGALAKISQLIVPKFATWFSIDLIHDGRLEELVLAHEDPGMIRWARTYREAYPTDLKSDSGAARVVKTGEPSFVPQVTEAMVRGSIKDPDQLEAILRLNLQSVITVAIYHKETITGLISFVSSVTGQYYDEADLRFAQNLANHIGLALENARLNEQLEHTRVQLESALSSGLVGTWTYDMENDRFYPDQNLARMFGMPYEPGGCSRAAYMDLLHPDDAPLINAQRQHPVVQGGQYETEYRVIVNGAVRWFFARGQTRPGADGHLPVFTGVIVDVTERKAAELALKESGELFRFLADAIPHKIWTANPQGQATYYNQGWYEYTGIRDFEELREKVWDILHPDDRPVAEAEWPKAMASGQGMQMESRFRRHDGTYRWHLSRFSAHRDAEGHIQLWVGTSTDIHEQKENEQRKDEFLSIASHELKTPLTSIKAFNQLMKRTRDEARLAGFIDKSADHIYRLERLINDLLDVTKINAGKVVYTAETFVFSALLRESIDNMQYNASHEIILESAADVPFTGDRLRLERVINNFLTNAAKYSPDGSRILVNNFVEGDSLVVSVQDFGIGIAPENLDKLFDRYYRVDNTAMRFDGLGLGLFISAEILRRHQGSFWIESEPGKGSTFYFRLPLPADNTPVIQKSTAYLDSKITINCLPAEHTLEVDWSGFQDLASVQRGCLLMLDYLSRNHCDRVVNDNTHVQGNWSEAVEWVGNEWFPMMEKAGLKYFAHVFSPSTFSQLAAKKSIDIMAGIVTTQYFTDLELARGWIARQPRDPA; from the coding sequence ATGGCGGTCAACTACGCCTTTCCTATGTTAAACCACCAAAATTTCCGCCAAGTTTACGACCAGAGTGCAGGCAGTGTGATCGCACTCGACGGGCAAGGGGTTATCGTGTACGCGAATCCCGCAGCAGTGCGCGACCTGTTCATGGACCTGGATTATGCCGGCCGGCCTGCACGCGATTTCTTCAGCGGCCCGGATAAAGAAGTGCTCCAAGAGGAGGAGTTTACGCTGGAAAAAGAAGGAGAACCGGTGTTCGTCCTGGTGAGTTCGGCAAACTTTACCGATACCAACGGGCTGACCCTGACTTACTGGATGATCCGCGACATTAGCGCGCTGAAGAAAAAAGAATACCTGCTGGCCTACCTCAACACCGCCACGGAAGAACTTTCACGGGCCCGGGATACCAAAGGAGCACTGGCTAAGATCTCCCAGCTGATCGTTCCGAAGTTCGCCACCTGGTTCAGTATCGACCTGATCCACGACGGCCGGTTGGAGGAACTGGTGCTTGCCCATGAAGACCCGGGCATGATCCGCTGGGCGCGTACCTACCGGGAAGCCTATCCGACCGATCTGAAAAGTGATTCCGGCGCGGCCAGGGTCGTTAAGACCGGTGAGCCCAGTTTTGTCCCGCAGGTCACCGAGGCCATGGTCCGGGGTTCCATTAAAGACCCCGATCAGCTGGAAGCGATCCTAAGGCTCAACCTGCAGTCGGTGATCACGGTAGCGATCTACCATAAGGAAACGATCACCGGCCTGATCAGCTTTGTGTCTTCGGTTACGGGCCAGTATTACGATGAAGCTGACCTCCGGTTCGCGCAGAACCTGGCCAACCATATCGGGCTGGCGCTGGAAAATGCCCGGCTGAACGAACAGTTGGAACACACCCGCGTGCAACTGGAGTCTGCGCTCTCCTCCGGGCTGGTGGGTACCTGGACCTACGATATGGAAAACGACCGGTTTTACCCCGATCAGAACCTCGCCCGCATGTTTGGCATGCCCTATGAGCCGGGAGGCTGCAGCCGCGCCGCCTATATGGACCTATTGCATCCGGACGATGCACCGTTGATCAATGCGCAACGGCAGCACCCCGTTGTGCAGGGAGGGCAATACGAGACCGAATACCGCGTGATCGTTAATGGTGCCGTCCGCTGGTTCTTCGCGCGGGGGCAGACCCGTCCGGGTGCGGATGGTCACCTTCCGGTATTCACCGGCGTGATCGTCGATGTGACCGAACGGAAAGCAGCCGAACTGGCCCTGAAAGAAAGCGGCGAACTGTTCCGCTTCCTGGCCGACGCCATACCACATAAGATCTGGACCGCCAACCCGCAGGGACAGGCGACCTATTATAACCAGGGCTGGTATGAATATACCGGTATCCGGGATTTTGAAGAACTGCGGGAAAAGGTATGGGACATTCTGCATCCTGACGACCGGCCGGTCGCAGAAGCGGAATGGCCAAAGGCCATGGCCAGCGGTCAGGGCATGCAGATGGAGAGCCGTTTTCGCAGACATGACGGTACCTACCGCTGGCATTTGTCGCGGTTCTCCGCGCACCGGGATGCCGAGGGCCATATCCAGCTTTGGGTAGGCACCAGCACCGACATCCACGAGCAGAAGGAGAACGAGCAGCGTAAAGATGAATTTCTATCCATCGCCAGTCATGAACTCAAAACCCCGCTGACCAGTATCAAAGCCTTTAACCAGCTGATGAAGCGGACCAGGGATGAAGCGCGCCTTGCCGGATTTATCGATAAGTCGGCCGATCATATTTACCGCCTGGAGCGGCTGATCAATGACCTGCTGGATGTGACCAAGATCAACGCGGGCAAAGTGGTCTACACGGCGGAAACTTTTGTTTTCAGTGCGCTCCTTCGGGAAAGCATAGACAATATGCAGTACAATGCCAGCCATGAGATCATCCTGGAAAGCGCAGCAGATGTCCCTTTCACCGGCGACCGGCTCCGCCTGGAACGGGTCATCAATAATTTCCTGACCAATGCCGCGAAATATTCGCCGGATGGGAGCCGGATACTGGTCAATAATTTCGTGGAAGGCGACAGCCTGGTCGTGTCGGTACAAGATTTCGGCATCGGGATCGCCCCCGAGAATCTCGACAAGCTCTTTGACCGTTATTACCGCGTAGACAATACGGCGATGCGTTTCGACGGCCTGGGCCTCGGGCTCTTCATTTCCGCCGAGATCCTCCGCCGCCACCAGGGCAGTTTCTGGATCGAAAGTGAACCGGGCAAAGGCTCGACCTTTTATTTCCGGTTGCCCCTGCCGGCCGATAATACCCCTGTGATCCAAAAGTCTACCGCTTACCTCGACAGCAAGATCACCATCAACTGCCTACCTGCTGAACATACCCTGGAAGTGGATTGGAGCGGCTTTCAGGACCTGGCCTCGGTACAGCGCGGCTGCCTGCTGATGCTGGATTACCTCTCGCGCAACCATTGCGACCGGGTGGTCAACGACAATACCCATGTCCAGGGCAACTGGTCGGAAGCCGTCGAATGGGTTGGAAACGAATGGTTCCCGATGATGGAAAAGGCAGGGCTGAAATATTTCGCGCATGTCTTCTCACCCAGCACCTTTAGTCAGCTGGCGGCCAAAAAGAGCATCGATATCATGGCCGGCATTGTAACCACCCAATATTTTACCGACCTGGAGCTCGCACGGGGCTGGATCGCCCGTCAGCCCCGCGATCCGGCCTGA
- a CDS encoding ABC transporter permease has protein sequence MDLKISIKNILNPPINSGESGPLRVMIHKEIGDHIRSWRFAILIGLIVLTFVASLYVSLTNVKRSFGDLNDPDHAFLYLKLLTATDNSVPPFHIFLSFLAPLLGISLGFDAINSEQNGGTLIRLLAQPVYRDNLLLAKFLSALVVVSSLFAALTLLMIGGGLLLTGVRMEPQELLRIIGFLVITIVYVAFWLSLSIVLSIVFRQAATSALTAIGIWLFFTVFYQLVVNLAIRSLLPDPALLTQEQVIRYNEIILNLLRIAPNHLYTDAVTTLLMPSVRSLGPLTMEQMAGAIPSSLPFKESLMLAWPQVSGLVASMTGCFAWAYYLLMRREIRS, from the coding sequence ATGGACTTGAAGATATCTATCAAAAATATTTTGAATCCGCCAATTAATAGCGGAGAATCAGGCCCGCTAAGGGTCATGATCCATAAAGAGATTGGCGATCATATCCGCAGCTGGCGCTTTGCGATCCTCATCGGACTGATCGTCCTGACCTTCGTCGCCTCCCTGTATGTGTCTTTGACGAACGTGAAACGCTCCTTCGGCGACCTGAACGATCCGGATCATGCCTTTTTATACCTTAAACTGCTGACAGCGACCGATAACTCCGTTCCGCCGTTTCATATCTTTTTAAGTTTTCTCGCTCCGCTGTTAGGTATCAGTCTGGGTTTCGATGCCATCAACTCGGAGCAGAATGGCGGCACCCTGATCCGGCTGCTGGCGCAGCCGGTCTACCGGGACAATCTATTGCTGGCCAAGTTTTTAAGCGCCTTGGTGGTGGTCAGCAGCCTGTTTGCCGCCCTTACCCTGCTGATGATCGGCGGCGGGCTTTTATTAACGGGAGTACGCATGGAACCGCAGGAGTTGCTGAGGATCATCGGCTTCCTGGTCATCACCATCGTTTATGTCGCTTTCTGGCTAAGCCTGTCCATCGTCCTGTCGATCGTTTTCCGTCAGGCAGCCACTTCCGCGCTCACCGCCATCGGTATCTGGCTGTTCTTTACCGTCTTTTACCAACTGGTCGTCAATCTGGCGATCCGGTCCTTACTCCCGGACCCGGCTCTGCTTACGCAGGAACAGGTGATCCGGTACAACGAGATCATTCTGAACCTCCTTCGCATTGCGCCCAATCACCTTTACACGGATGCCGTTACCACCCTATTGATGCCCTCGGTCCGCAGTCTGGGGCCGCTGACGATGGAGCAGATGGCCGGGGCAATTCCGTCCTCACTGCCGTTTAAAGAAAGCCTGATGCTGGCCTGGCCGCAGGTGAGCGGCTTAGTGGCCTCCATGACCGGATGTTTTGCCTGGGCCTATTACCTGCTTATGCGAAGGGAGATCCGCAGCTAG
- a CDS encoding PleD family two-component system response regulator yields MAAKILICDDDEGILDLVELILKEEGFETIPEINSLNIANIVNREHPDLLLLDLWMPVLSGDQVLRSLRENPATRGLPVIVISASRDGKTIAMNAGATDFIAKPFDLDQLVEKVRTVLPQD; encoded by the coding sequence ATGGCCGCTAAAATTCTGATCTGCGATGATGATGAGGGCATCCTGGACCTGGTGGAATTGATCCTGAAGGAGGAAGGTTTCGAGACGATACCGGAAATTAATTCCCTGAATATCGCCAACATTGTCAACCGCGAACATCCTGATCTCCTGTTGCTCGACCTGTGGATGCCGGTACTTTCGGGCGACCAGGTCCTGCGTTCGCTACGGGAAAACCCCGCGACCCGGGGGCTTCCGGTCATTGTGATCTCAGCCAGCCGGGACGGCAAAACCATTGCCATGAATGCGGGCGCAACGGACTTTATCGCTAAGCCGTTTGACCTGGACCAGTTGGTGGAGAAAGTAAGGACGGTACTCCCGCAGGATTGA
- a CDS encoding ATP-binding protein has protein sequence MEETNYPVNLLLVDDDAANLEMIAGALDGQGINVLTCSAPGQACQRCIDEKISIALVDVHMPGMNGYEVLASIKNNPLTSQILVVLLTGRSMTSEEIVHGLNLGAVDYLFKPLDLYILNAKVKSLVALIRYQLEIEANRAEKEIFLANMSHELRTPVNSLISLVYLLQATKLDEEQSELLGLMDYTSRTLLGIVNDVLESAKIDAGKVKLALAETDLRQLLKNVCEMLSPLAREKGLALSCELADDLPAQVLADALRLSQILINLINNAIKFTEAGSVVLRVSKLEEQNNRVQLAFTVADTGIGIPAAAIKRIFKRFEQVDDPQWRKSGGSGLGLSIVKKLIGLMEGSFRIQSEVGKGTWFNFNLWLTLQQPTPAATI, from the coding sequence ATGGAAGAAACAAACTATCCGGTAAACCTGCTGCTGGTTGATGACGACGCAGCCAACCTGGAAATGATTGCCGGCGCATTGGACGGTCAGGGCATCAACGTGCTGACCTGCAGTGCTCCCGGCCAGGCATGTCAGCGGTGCATCGATGAAAAGATCAGCATTGCGCTGGTCGATGTTCACATGCCGGGCATGAATGGCTATGAAGTTTTGGCGTCGATCAAGAATAATCCGCTGACGAGCCAGATCCTGGTCGTACTGCTCACCGGCAGGTCGATGACTTCGGAAGAGATCGTACACGGGCTGAACCTCGGTGCGGTGGATTATTTATTCAAGCCGCTGGATCTGTATATCCTGAATGCGAAGGTTAAATCCCTGGTGGCGCTGATCCGTTACCAGCTGGAGATCGAAGCTAACCGGGCCGAGAAAGAGATCTTCCTGGCTAATATGAGCCATGAGCTCCGGACGCCGGTGAATTCGCTGATCTCGCTGGTCTACCTGCTGCAAGCCACGAAGCTGGATGAGGAGCAATCGGAGCTGCTGGGCCTGATGGACTATACGTCCAGGACTTTACTCGGCATTGTCAACGATGTGCTGGAAAGTGCGAAAATCGACGCAGGGAAAGTAAAGTTAGCGCTTGCAGAAACCGATCTGCGGCAATTACTCAAAAACGTATGTGAAATGCTCAGCCCCCTGGCCAGGGAGAAGGGGCTCGCCCTGAGCTGCGAGCTGGCGGACGACTTACCGGCACAGGTGCTGGCAGATGCGCTGCGGCTGAGCCAGATCCTGATCAACCTGATCAATAACGCCATCAAATTTACGGAAGCCGGGTCGGTGGTGCTGCGGGTCAGTAAATTAGAGGAGCAGAACAACCGGGTGCAGCTGGCTTTTACCGTTGCGGACACGGGTATCGGCATTCCGGCAGCCGCTATCAAAAGGATCTTTAAACGGTTTGAGCAGGTGGACGATCCGCAATGGCGCAAATCGGGCGGATCCGGCCTCGGGCTGTCGATCGTCAAAAAACTGATCGGGCTCATGGAAGGCTCCTTCCGGATCCAAAGCGAGGTCGGCAAGGGCACCTGGTTTAATTTTAACCTGTGGCTGACGCTTCAGCAGCCCACTCCTGCTGCCACGATTTGA
- a CDS encoding Hsp20/alpha crystallin family protein, translating into MTLVKFNSAKPTGNALLPGFNDVFESIFNDTFFSDRLVTRVPAVNISESENNYHVELAAPGLKKEDFKLNLERNQLSISVEQSADHEDNQKNYSKREYSYSSFVRSFTLPESADDSRIDASYTDGVLRIDIAKREEAKAVRRQIEIK; encoded by the coding sequence ATGACATTGGTTAAATTCAATTCCGCAAAACCAACCGGCAACGCGTTATTGCCAGGCTTTAACGACGTATTCGAATCTATTTTTAATGACACCTTTTTTAGTGACCGGCTGGTGACCCGTGTACCTGCGGTGAACATCAGCGAGAGCGAGAACAACTATCATGTAGAACTTGCCGCACCTGGTCTTAAAAAAGAGGACTTCAAACTCAACCTGGAACGTAACCAGCTGAGCATTTCGGTGGAACAAAGTGCTGACCACGAAGACAACCAAAAAAATTACAGCAAGCGTGAGTACAGCTACAGTTCCTTCGTGCGTTCGTTCACTTTACCGGAAAGTGCAGATGACAGCCGCATCGACGCCAGCTACACCGACGGGGTACTGCGCATCGATATCGCCAAGCGCGAAGAAGCCAAAGCGGTACGCCGCCAGATCGAGATCAAATAA
- a CDS encoding response regulator transcription factor — translation MPKTILIAENDADILDIMGYILSDAGYRVLKSLGADALHLAFAALPDLLILDHRLEDSWGADICRQLKAAPLTSHIPVILMSATMHLEETARAAGADEFLTKPFDIDQLLSLVAGLFR, via the coding sequence ATGCCCAAAACGATCTTAATCGCCGAAAATGATGCAGATATCCTGGATATTATGGGATATATCTTATCAGACGCCGGCTACCGGGTTTTAAAATCGCTCGGCGCCGATGCTTTGCATTTGGCCTTCGCAGCTTTGCCGGACCTTTTGATCCTCGATCACCGGCTGGAGGATAGTTGGGGGGCGGATATTTGCCGGCAGCTGAAGGCCGCTCCGCTTACAAGCCATATACCGGTGATACTGATGTCGGCTACCATGCACCTGGAAGAGACAGCGCGCGCGGCCGGTGCGGATGAATTCCTGACCAAACCCTTTGATATTGACCAGCTGCTTTCCCTGGTGGCTGGCCTTTTCCGTTAA